The Drosophila bipectinata strain 14024-0381.07 chromosome 3L, DbipHiC1v2, whole genome shotgun sequence region ACGAATGGTAAGTGGTTGATTAACTAGAATTAGTTCTAGTATTGTAACTAATTTAAATCCTTACACTTTTAGTCCAAGAAGAATAGCGACACGTCTATGCGATCATTCCTGTTCGGCACCTTGGCCGATTGCTTCCAGTCCCTGGGCATCTGGTCCGTCAGTTATTTCGACACAATGTGCCCAATATTTCTGAAAGGTGCTTCTGACTCCGATCCCCGAACCCGACAGAATTCGTTCTATGGCCTGGGCGAGCTTGTCCTGCATGCCCAGCAAAAATCTTTCGAGTGAGTTATCTCTAAACTACCTTTACCTATCTGgcttttaaatattgaatCCATTTGGCAGTTCATATCCGACTATCTTGCAAGCCCTTTCTGATGCCATTGCCAAAGAGAAGGACCCCCCAGCTCTGGACAACATTTGCGGAGCGGTGGCCCGTCTCATCATAACCAATACCGATGCAGTGCCTTTGGCCCATGTCCTTCCCGTGTTCATGTCAAACTTGCCGTTGCGCGAGGATGTGGAGGAGAACGACACGTTGCAGAAGGCGTTCCGCGTACTTTACATTAAGGCAAGGCCAGCCATTGAACCATATTTGGAACAGATGCTAGCCATCACCATTCAAATGCTCTACAAGAAGCAACTGCCCGACAGCGAGGCTACCGAAAATGTGATAGGCTTTatcaaggagatcggccagagtTATCCGGAACAGTTCAGCCGTGTCTCCAATTCAACATCGGAAGTGTTCCAATTCGTGCAGTCCTTGTAAGCGGCCACACATTTGAGAAACACAATACTTTTATACTCGTCGCTGGTAGTCCACCCACCAGAATACACCAAAACACGTTAACTAGTTAATCCAACAGCCCTTCACCCGCAGAGTCTGCTTTACTTCGTGAGGCGAATCGTTTTTGAATTCAAGCTTTCTCAAAATTCCAGTTATGcgttttgaaaacttttcgaAAGTCTGAAGACGTCTTTTAGCTTTAAGAAATTGCAAGTTGAAGTTTATTTATGCAACGCCGGCGTGCAGCGAGAGATTTTACTAATTTATATAACCTTGTTGGCCCAAACATAGTCTGAATCCAATAAACACACAATATTgtattggaaaaaaaatagttttcttcttttatttaGTAGTGGGTTTTGTGAAGGATAATGAAAGATCATGAAATCTTAGAAATCTATATGAAGTTCTTCTTAAAGTCTACCAGTGCGCATCCCGTTTGATGACCACTTCCTGGACAATATCCGCATGATTGGCATGCAGTTTCAGATTGGAATCCACATCCGTCCAGCGCACATTGGTAGCATCATCTCCAGCCACCAGTTCCAGCTGCCCCACCTGGGATCCATCGTCGTCGTGGAAATTTAGAGCTGTGGTCTCCATCCAGGAATTATCCGTATTACGAAAGTCATCCACATATCCGCTGTAGACGTGGACACCTTCGCGGAAGAACTGCTCCACCATGTTGGACTTGTCCGTGAAGTTCAGGGCCTCCTCGGTAAACTCACGCTTGAGAGTCACGCTTACATTCTCGCCAGGATCGACCATTCCTCCGGGAATGGCCCATAACTTGTTATCGGATCGCTGAATGGCAACCATTTGGATGATGTTTCTACAGGGAATAAGTGGTAGTATACCATAGTggtgaaaaataaaagtatctTACTTTCCGGTGGTTGAGTTTCTAACGATGTCCCCGttggcatcccttttccagCGGGTTACAATGGGATCCGCAGCATGGTTGGGACCCCATCTGCCCAACGAGCCACGTCCTGTCAGGCCAGTGCGTCCGATGGGGTTAAGAGGCAGGCCGTTTTTAATCTCATAATTGCCGTGGAAGGACACTCGGTTCACCTGTCCATCCAACTTATTCCACTGCGGATGAAAGGTCTCACTGGGCAGTGGCGGATCGGCCCAGACTTGTCCGCCGATATGCGGCGAGGTATAGTCAATTGGACAGTAGTCTGGATAGGGTTCTGACCAAAATACATGCTCATCGGAAACCGGAAATCGGAGGACACCGCTGCGAGGATACATGTTGTTGCGGCACATGAGATGCCGGAAGACACCCGGCTTCACCAGCGAGGACATCATCTCGATGGAACGTGAAGCGGAGGCTAGAGAGTAGTCACTAAAGTAGAAAAAGCTTAAAAGCAGCAACCCAAACGGAGAACTCTTCATTGAAAATCACTCTCctcacaaacacacaaaaacattcaaatattttttgtcatgAAAACAGCACAGGCCATAAAACTAGTTCTCTTTAAGAAAATAtcgatttatttaattttgaaaggATTAGAGGATTATACGATAATTTGGAGTGGAGAACCGCATTATATAGAAACTAGAAAGCGTGTTCTAattatcttaaaattaaacttaaattttgtagttttctCTCGGTTATAATTTCCAAACTGCAAGCATATTGATTCCCGACTGATTAGAGGCTGGTCACACTGAAATGCATATGTTTTGAAATCTTATAGATCCCTTGTTTATTTGAATTCAGTTTCTTCGGGTAAATACATTGATTTCACGCCATCTAACTTATAATGCCTGGGCAGATCCACAGTCCTTTTTATTACCCCTGACCACAAATGCTTTGACTTAATTTAATCCAGGCGGAGTGGAACCTTCTGCTCCCTGATGCCGTCCTTGGTAATTATGTTAATAAGCACCGAGTCACCGGTGTAGATGTCGCGCTCAGCTGCGGAAATGAAGGTATCGGATGCAATGGACACGGCACGCTCTACAGTGAGATTGGGTAGCTCGTTGGAGGAAAGGTTGATGTTTTTGTGTCCAATCTGGTTATCCAGTACTGGCTGAAGAAGAGTTCCAGCAGTACCTCCTGCACGGTAGTAGGCACGTTCACAGTGACCAATGGGATCATAGGAGTAAACTACACCCTTGCCGTCCTTATCAATTCCAGCCAAGATGTTGCTGACGTAGTAGGGGAAGAAGCGACGGTTGTACATGGTGATGGACAGCATCTGAGCAACGGCGTCGGTGGACATGGTTCGCAGGTGGGTGTGCTCGTAGCCCTGCATGCGCACTTTCAACAGCCCAGTCAGGGAGAGGGTGTCTGCCCAGCACCCGGTTGAACCGAGTACCGTCTTGTCAGACAACTTGAAAAGCTTGCTCTGGTCCCGGGAATGGATATTGTATCCACTGCTCAGACGGGTATCTGCAGCGATTACCACGAAGTCCTCCCCAGCAATAGCCACAATAGACCTGCAGAATAAGGCAACAGATTTAGCAACTCCTCACATCCGTGTATTAAAGTCGAAGCTTACCCGCCATTGGATTCGTAGGGCGAAAAGTCTGCATGCTGCACGCCGGGCACCTGGTACTCGGGAAATTGCTGGAAACCAAGACTGCTCATGCCTAAATAGTAAAATTAACTTGCCAGAAAACAATTGAGCTAAATGATTTGCAAGTTTCTAGCGGCGTTCTCCACAAAATGACATTTGCTTTTAGCTGTCACCTCTGGTTATCGATTTATATATCGATAGGTAGGATATTGTTATCGATATAATACTAGATTAGTAATTATTAGTTTCGCGCTTtggtttatttaaaattccatAAAGAATAATGAGTAGGCAgggatatttttaaataaaaaaacttttattttcaacaaTCTTTGGATAAAACTGGTTCTATTTGCGATTTCGGCAGGCGATCTAAAGCGGAGCCAGACCCTCGATACGTTCCCTTTGCAATGCGCCACGGTTCTTCTCCACCAGGGCCTTAACATCGTAAAACCATTTACCTAAGGTAACGTAAAGTCATAAAATTAAACTGTAATTGAATAGAAAGTAGAAACCCACCAATATTGGTGTTTTTTAGGCAGTCCTTAAATGTCTGGCATCCTTCCATGCTGCTAAGCACTCCGAAAACAGATAGATCCGCCAGGCTGGGCTGCTTGCCTCCCATGAATTTCGTGTTGCGTTTCTTCAGCTCTGCGGTCCACTGATCCAGGGCATCGTACATATGCGAGCGGACGTCGTCGGTTAGAGCATGACGTCGTTTCAGAATCTTGGCAATGGCCCACATCGCTGTCGCGCCACAGTAGACCATCAAATCGCGTTCCCACTTGGGGAAGTGCACATCCCATTCACCCGCTTTCGAGAACCACTCGAAAGTCTCCAGAGATTCACCCATGGTCTGGTAGCAGTTGGGCGATATCAGGTGCACCAGGGTATCGTCTGCCCAAGTCCTCCATTTGCGGTCAACTCTGCAAGCAAGGAATCATTTTGTATATTACATACACACTTGGACTGGAAAACTCACTCTTCTATATCTCTGGTGACGCCTTTGGGTGTATGTTCGCCATACATGAGGAAGTATTTGTTCAATATGTCCTGTTTCTTCTTTCCATCATCATCGAAGAAGGAGATATGCGGGTAGAACTGGGCTAGATCCCCGATGTCCGTATGTTTGTCCTGCAGGTAGGTAGCTATCAGAGAGATGATGGCACTGGAGTCCACCATCTGTACGTAGCTCCCATCCTGCTGACGGATGAGCACCATTGGCACCTTCTTCACCGACGACCATCGGATGTCTTGTCGCAAGACAGCGTCCACCTCCACAACGGAGTATGAAATGCCCATGTAGTCCAAGAAGGCACGAACCTTACAGCAGAACGGGCAGGTCTGGAACTGGAACATCACAATGTCCAAGCCGGAGGTGTCCTTAGGGTTGACGTAGCGCTTAGTTATTCGCACCCCCTGGGGTATCCCATCAACCCGCGTCGGTTTCGTCTCCTCGTGCTCCTTGTGTGAGCTACCGTCCGTCCAGCGAGTGTACAAAGTATAAACCGATCCTGTTGCAGCTCCAACAACTGC contains the following coding sequences:
- the LOC108119073 gene encoding ADP-ribose pyrophosphatase, mitochondrial, which produces MKSSPFGLLLLSFFYFSDYSLASASRSIEMMSSLVKPGVFRHLMCRNNMYPRSGVLRFPVSDEHVFWSEPYPDYCPIDYTSPHIGGQVWADPPLPSETFHPQWNKLDGQVNRVSFHGNYEIKNGLPLNPIGRTGLTGRGSLGRWGPNHAADPIVTRWKRDANGDIVRNSTTGKNIIQMVAIQRSDNKLWAIPGGMVDPGENVSVTLKREFTEEALNFTDKSNMVEQFFREGVHVYSGYVDDFRNTDNSWMETTALNFHDDDGSQVGQLELVAGDDATNVRWTDVDSNLKLHANHADIVQEVVIKRDAHW
- the Su(P) gene encoding prostaglandin E synthase 2 is translated as MSCFRLATATWLAGSANASRSGAGRLLSKKSHQEVAFVRRHLAQAVKSGGSGRKPNGTFKLAMLGAVVGAATGSVYTLYTRWTDGSSHKEHEETKPTRVDGIPQGVRITKRYVNPKDTSGLDIVMFQFQTCPFCCKVRAFLDYMGISYSVVEVDAVLRQDIRWSSVKKVPMVLIRQQDGSYVQMVDSSAIISLIATYLQDKHTDIGDLAQFYPHISFFDDDGKKKQDILNKYFLMYGEHTPKGVTRDIEEVDRKWRTWADDTLVHLISPNCYQTMGESLETFEWFSKAGEWDVHFPKWERDLMVYCGATAMWAIAKILKRRHALTDDVRSHMYDALDQWTAELKKRNTKFMGGKQPSLADLSVFGVLSSMEGCQTFKDCLKNTNIGKWFYDVKALVEKNRGALQRERIEGLAPL
- the Prosbeta6 gene encoding proteasome subunit beta type-1, translating into MSSLGFQQFPEYQVPGVQHADFSPYESNGGSIVAIAGEDFVVIAADTRLSSGYNIHSRDQSKLFKLSDKTVLGSTGCWADTLSLTGLLKVRMQGYEHTHLRTMSTDAVAQMLSITMYNRRFFPYYVSNILAGIDKDGKGVVYSYDPIGHCERAYYRAGGTAGTLLQPVLDNQIGHKNINLSSNELPNLTVERAVSIASDTFISAAERDIYTGDSVLINIITKDGIREQKVPLRLD